A stretch of Gemmatimonas sp. DNA encodes these proteins:
- a CDS encoding CDP-alcohol phosphatidyltransferase family protein, which translates to MIDEPFRRWLARHAAAPVPVLHRLGVTPNALSWTGLLLALVATALVARGALMPGVVAWLVSRVADGYDGLLARYANTNSLFGGYLDLTLDMLAYSAMACAFAYVMPADRLLWLFVLTGYVLAVTTTLALSSLAERANRQIGGNRSIQFTAGLAEAGETTIVYVLLALMPSLSRWILMVWVGLLIATTVQRTLLARRILRP; encoded by the coding sequence ATGATCGACGAGCCCTTCCGCCGCTGGCTGGCGCGTCATGCAGCCGCGCCGGTACCGGTACTGCATCGCCTCGGTGTCACGCCCAACGCCTTGTCGTGGACGGGACTGCTGCTGGCGCTCGTCGCGACTGCCCTGGTGGCACGTGGCGCCCTCATGCCGGGAGTCGTCGCGTGGCTGGTGAGTCGCGTGGCCGACGGGTACGATGGGCTTCTGGCGCGCTACGCGAATACGAATTCGTTGTTTGGTGGCTACCTCGACCTGACGCTGGACATGCTCGCGTATTCGGCCATGGCGTGCGCCTTCGCGTACGTGATGCCGGCCGACCGCCTGCTCTGGCTCTTCGTCCTGACCGGGTACGTGCTCGCCGTCACCACGACGCTGGCGCTGTCGTCTCTGGCCGAGCGGGCCAACCGGCAGATAGGTGGCAATCGCTCGATTCAGTTCACCGCGGGGCTCGCGGAAGCGGGCGAGACAACCATCGTCTACGTCCTGCTCGCCCTGATGCCGTCGTTGAGTCGCTGGATTCTCATGGTGTGGGTGGGTCTCCTGATCGCCACGACGGTGCAGCGAACCCTACTGGCGCGTCGTATCTTGCGTCCATGA
- a CDS encoding sigma-70 family RNA polymerase sigma factor, with translation MTDARDVSGLFEEEAMRWLPDVMRFALALTRDRSEAEDLVQDTFVAAQRAWHQFQRGTDARAWLFTIARHRFYRLHERADRQVATDSPELESLAAAAHTMEHGSTLAEQFERQELREAVRRTMYALPSVYREVAILVDWHDQSYEAVAGILGIPVGTVRSRLFRARRLLQQALTAYAEDAGLSPRATRGGAQT, from the coding sequence ATGACCGACGCCAGGGATGTGTCCGGATTGTTCGAGGAAGAAGCCATGCGTTGGCTTCCCGATGTGATGCGCTTTGCGCTCGCGCTGACGCGTGACCGAAGCGAAGCCGAGGACCTCGTGCAGGACACGTTCGTGGCCGCGCAGCGAGCGTGGCATCAGTTTCAACGTGGGACCGACGCCAGGGCGTGGCTCTTCACCATCGCGCGGCATCGGTTCTACCGTCTCCACGAACGGGCGGATCGTCAGGTGGCGACGGATAGCCCGGAGCTCGAGTCGCTCGCCGCCGCCGCGCACACCATGGAGCACGGATCGACGCTGGCAGAGCAGTTCGAACGGCAGGAACTGCGCGAAGCGGTGCGCCGCACGATGTACGCGTTGCCGTCGGTCTACCGTGAAGTGGCCATTCTCGTGGACTGGCATGACCAGTCCTACGAGGCCGTGGCTGGGATTCTCGGTATCCCGGTGGGTACCGTGCGATCCCGACTCTTTCGGGCGCGGCGCCTGTTGCAGCAAGCGCTCACCGCCTACGCCGAAGACGCGGGCCTCTCACCTCGCGCCACGCGGGGAGGGGCGCAGACATGA
- a CDS encoding zf-HC2 domain-containing protein, with amino-acid sequence MMLPMLDCEAVMRQLWDYLDQQLTPDTMRAIHAHLDDCQQCRPHAEFRRAFERVVAGAREDAGDTDALRERIRQALRKADSQ; translated from the coding sequence ATGATGTTACCCATGCTCGACTGCGAAGCGGTCATGCGCCAGCTGTGGGACTATCTCGATCAGCAGCTCACGCCGGACACCATGCGGGCAATTCACGCGCATCTCGATGATTGCCAGCAGTGCCGTCCGCACGCCGAGTTCCGTCGGGCGTTCGAGCGGGTGGTGGCGGGAGCACGCGAGGACGCCGGCGATACCGATGCTCTGCGCGAGCGCATCCGGCAGGCGCTGCGCAAGGCGGACTCGCAATAA
- a CDS encoding sterol desaturase family protein produces the protein MIMSLVDAVLGARLSLALGALAVLALWESIDPFLPLFSGRHATGSRVAHGARNVAIGLVNALVVRFGFLGAWTAVAAWSDAHAFGIRAWIGGPAWLQWAVVLLLLDCWTYVWHRLNHTVPLLWRFHRLHHSDREMDVTTANRFHLGEIVLSSLARLPLLALLGASMLQLAVYETILFAVVQFHHANVAVPEPIDRLLRAIVVTPHLHRVHHSVVVAEQNANFSSVLTWWDRVARTLRVSPNLADIRFGIDDEPAAN, from the coding sequence ATGATCATGTCACTCGTGGATGCCGTGCTCGGTGCGCGTCTGTCACTGGCGCTCGGTGCCCTCGCGGTGCTGGCGTTGTGGGAGTCGATCGATCCGTTCCTACCGCTGTTCTCCGGTCGTCACGCGACCGGTTCCCGCGTGGCACATGGTGCGCGCAACGTGGCGATCGGGTTGGTGAATGCGCTGGTGGTCCGCTTCGGCTTTCTTGGCGCCTGGACCGCGGTTGCGGCGTGGAGCGACGCACATGCGTTCGGGATTCGGGCGTGGATCGGTGGGCCGGCCTGGCTGCAGTGGGCGGTCGTGCTGCTGTTGCTCGATTGCTGGACGTACGTCTGGCATCGGCTCAACCACACGGTACCGCTGTTGTGGCGCTTCCACCGTTTGCACCACAGCGATCGGGAAATGGATGTGACCACGGCCAATCGCTTCCACTTGGGCGAGATCGTGCTGTCATCGCTGGCGCGTCTCCCGCTGCTGGCGCTCCTTGGCGCGAGTATGCTGCAATTGGCCGTGTACGAAACGATCCTGTTTGCCGTGGTGCAGTTCCATCATGCGAATGTGGCCGTTCCCGAGCCGATCGATCGCCTGCTGCGCGCGATCGTCGTGACGCCACATCTGCACAGGGTGCACCATTCAGTCGTCGTTGCGGAGCAGAACGCCAACTTCAGTTCGGTGCTCACGTGGTGGGATCGGGTGGCCCGTACGCTGCGGGTGTCGCCGAACCTCGCGGACATCCGCTTCGGCATCGACGACGAACCGGCCGCGAACTGA